One stretch of Actinacidiphila sp. DG2A-62 DNA includes these proteins:
- a CDS encoding helix-turn-helix transcriptional regulator: MSNAIDQTRRMLSLVTYLRERPGARVSEVARAFGVTEAELIGDLNVLPLCGTSFRGGDLLDIDTDGERIWWHNPGTADDVAQPLRLAADEATALLVAARAVANLPGLRDSDRQALLRAGTKLEAAAGEAAGASTHLSVTFESEGSVFATVDRALTERRRLWMRYYSPARDTLTEREVDPIRLFAVGHTYVEGWCRLSEDRRTFRLDRVAEIRLLDEPSDPPRIEPRDLSQGLVQPAGDDPEVVVEVGPGGRWVAEYYPHDSAEELPDGGLRITLRTPDPGSLRRLALRLGPDGRIVSPAGLAAEARDAAVQALAAYGE, encoded by the coding sequence ACCAGACGCGCAGGATGCTGTCGCTGGTCACGTATCTGCGCGAGCGGCCCGGCGCCCGGGTCAGCGAGGTCGCGCGGGCCTTCGGCGTCACCGAGGCCGAGCTGATCGGCGACCTCAACGTGCTGCCGCTGTGCGGCACCAGCTTCCGCGGCGGCGACCTGCTGGACATCGACACCGACGGCGAGCGCATCTGGTGGCACAACCCGGGCACCGCCGACGACGTCGCCCAGCCGCTGCGGCTGGCCGCCGACGAGGCCACCGCGCTGCTGGTGGCCGCCCGCGCGGTGGCCAACCTGCCGGGGCTGCGCGACAGCGACCGGCAGGCGCTGCTGCGGGCCGGCACCAAGTTGGAGGCGGCGGCCGGCGAGGCGGCCGGGGCGAGCACCCACCTGTCGGTGACCTTCGAGTCCGAGGGCAGCGTGTTCGCGACCGTCGACCGCGCCCTCACCGAGCGCCGCCGGCTGTGGATGCGCTACTACTCCCCGGCTCGCGACACGCTGACCGAGCGCGAGGTGGACCCGATCCGGCTGTTCGCCGTCGGCCACACCTACGTCGAGGGGTGGTGCCGGCTCTCGGAGGACCGCCGCACCTTCCGGCTGGACCGCGTCGCCGAGATCCGGCTGCTGGACGAGCCGTCCGACCCGCCCAGGATCGAGCCGCGCGACCTGTCCCAGGGGCTGGTGCAGCCCGCCGGCGACGACCCGGAGGTGGTCGTCGAGGTCGGCCCCGGCGGACGATGGGTCGCCGAGTACTACCCGCACGACAGCGCCGAGGAGCTGCCGGACGGCGGTCTGCGGATCACCCTGCGCACCCCCGACCCGGGCTCGCTGCGCCGGCTGGCCCTGCGGCTGGGCCCGGACGGGCGGATCGTGTCGCCCGCGGGGCTGGCCGCCGAGGCCCGGGACGCCGCGGTCCAGGCACTGGCCGCCTACGGGGAGTGA
- the tatA gene encoding Sec-independent protein translocase subunit TatA, with the protein MLGNLKPLELVLILLVVVLVFGAKKLPDVARSLGKSARILKSEAKAMKNDGSDGTAESTAAQPAAETPRTIQSAPGDTASARPVQEPADRAARG; encoded by the coding sequence ATGCTCGGCAACCTCAAGCCCCTGGAGCTCGTCCTCATCCTTCTCGTCGTCGTCCTGGTCTTCGGCGCCAAGAAGCTGCCGGACGTGGCCCGGTCGCTCGGCAAGTCGGCCCGCATCCTCAAAAGCGAGGCCAAGGCGATGAAGAACGACGGGTCCGACGGCACCGCCGAATCCACCGCCGCGCAGCCGGCGGCCGAGACCCCGCGCACCATCCAGTCCGCGCCCGGCGACACCGCGAGCGCCCGCCCGGTGCAGGAGCCGGCGGACCGCGCCGCCCGCGGCTGA